One part of the Solanum dulcamara chromosome 8, daSolDulc1.2, whole genome shotgun sequence genome encodes these proteins:
- the LOC129898703 gene encoding glutamate receptor 2.8-like isoform X2 yields the protein MQNPRCSFLILFIQLVSIISFCHYTRQIRGEDNNTSAVKVDVGIILDLATDVGKVMNISILLALADYHANASRGAIKIDPHFRDSKKDDVEAASAAIYLLKDVQVQAIFGPQMSTQTGFVIDIGNRIKVPIISPATSPSLSVKENPFFIRGALPSSCQTKAIAAIVRNYDWRQVVIIYEDNSYGTGIVPYLTDALLEINTLVSYRSVISPSANDDQILRELYKLNTMQTRVFVVHLQPYLASRLFLKAKEAGMMSSGYAWIITDVLTSLLDSVDHSVIESSMQGVLGIKPYIPRSNELNNYTKRWKKRFRQEYPDTDPVELNVYGLWAYDSITALTKAIAKVGTTIIPKFKKADTKENLTDLDALGTSELGSLLLDSMQNTTLKTGLSGEFRIIDGELQPSPYEIVNIIGKGERSVGFWTENDGISHKLKMNGKTAKSMNEQLAAIIWPGESTVVPRGWEVPTSGKKLRVGVPVKGGLKQFIKVEIDAKTQAVTATGFIPDVFKEVIQSLPYAIPCEFIPFSIEHSPTSQDYHDLVYKISSKEYDAVVGDVTILASRSKYVDFTLPFSESGISAVVPVRDDRKNAWIFLKPLKNELWITTGAFFVFIGFVVWVLEHRVNKEFRGPKHKQVGMIFWFSFSTLVFAHRERVTSNFTRFVLIVWVFVVLVLTSSYTASLTSMLTVQQLQPTITDLNDLIKNGEYVGYQEGSFVKDVLKRMNFDSSKFRSYRSLEEYNDALSRGSLNGGVGAIVDELPYLRLFLNKYCRKYIMVGPTYKAAGFGFAFPKGSPLVPDVSRAVLQVMEGELMNNIIQKWFGNETDCPQKDIMAMESSLTLDSFKGLFLIAGVSAGSALLLFFLIFVYQNREILATDDSVWQKLSAIANVFDEEKDNSNSMSEEPSEGNEIQTATLFAESEPSTEILPELPLQSPEIRISDGLGASPAAEVFSTTEPGTPVHETITGSIEAR from the exons ATGCAAAATCCAAGATGCAGTTTCCTAATTCTTTTCATTCAACTTGTCTCTATCATTAGCTTTTGTCACTACACAAGGCAAATAAGAGGTGAAGATAATAACACTAGTGCTGTAAAGGTGGATGTGGGCATAATTCTTGATCTGGCAACAGATGTTGGAAAAGTAATGAATATATCTATCTTACTAGCCCTTGCAGATTACCATGCCAATGCTAGTCGCGGTGCCATTAAGATAGATCCTCATTTCAGGGATTCCAAGAAAGATGATGTTGAAGCAGCATCCGCTG CCATTTACTTGCTAAAGGATGTCCAAGTACAAGCTATCTTTGGGCCACAAATGTCTACACAAACTGGTTTTGTGATTGACATAGGGAACAGAATAAAAGTCCCTATCATTTCTCCAGCAACAAGTCCTTCACTCTCAGTCAAGGAAAATCCCTTTTTCATAAGGGGAGCACTTCCTTCTTCCTGCCAGACTAAAGCCATTGCAGCAATTGTTAGAAACTATGATTGGAGGCAGGTTGTGATCATCTACGAGGATAACTCTTATGGAACTGGGATAGTTCCATATCTGACTGATGCTTTACTGGAAATCAACACTTTAGTCTCCTATAGAAGTGTTATTTCTCCTTCAGCCAATGATGACCAAATCCTCAGGGAGCTATACAAGTTGAATACAATGCAGACCAGGGTGTTTGTCGTGCACTTGCAACCATACCTTGCGTCACGTCTTTTTCTCAAGGCCAAAGAAGCCGGGATGATGAGCAGTGGATATGCATGGATCATCACAGATGTTCTAACGAGTCTTCTGGACTCGGTAGATCATTCAGTCATTGAGTCATCAATGCAAGGTGTTCTTGGTATAAAACCTTATATTCCAAGATCAAATGAGCTTAACAACTACACGAAGAGATGGAAAAAGAGATTCCGTCAAGAGTATCCAGACACGGACCCAGTTGAACTCAATGTGTACGGGCTATGGGCATATGATAGCATCACTGCTTTAACAAAAGCAATAGCGAAAGTGGGCACTACTATTATCCCAAAATTCAAGAAAGCAGACACTAAAGAGAATTTAACGGACTTAGATGCACTTGGAACCTCAGAATTGGGATCTCTGCTCCTTGACTCTATGCAAAACACAACGCTAAAAACAGGACTAAGTGGTGAATTCCGTATCATTGATGGAGAATTGCAGCCATCCCCATATGAGATTGTGAATATAATTGGGAAAGGAGAGAGAAGCGTTGGATTCTGGACAGAGAATGATGGCATTTCACATAAATTGAAGATGAATGGTAAAACAGCCAAGAGTATGAATGAGCAACTAGCGGCCATCATTTGGCCCGGTGAATCTACCGTTGTTCCGAGAGGCTGGGAAGTACCCACAAGTGGGAAGAAGTTAAGGGTTGGAGTTCCTGTCAAAGGAGGATTGAAGCAGTTCATTAAAGTGGAAATAGATGCCAAAACACAAGCAGTAACTGCAACTGGTTTCATTCCAGATGTCTTCAAAGAAGTCATCCAATCTTTGCCATACGCCATCCCTTGTGAATTTATTCCATTTTCAATAGAACATAGCCCCACTTCTCAAGACTATCATGATCTTGTTTACAAGATCTCTTCGAAG GAATATGATGCAGTTGTAGGTGATGTGACCATTTTAGCGAGCCGATCCAAGTATGTGGATTTCACATTACCTTTTTCAGAGTCGGGTATTTCTGCTGTTGTGCCGGTAAGGGATGATAGGAAGAATGCTTGGATTTTCTTGAAACCTCTAAAGAACGAGCTTTGGATAACAACCGGAGCATTCTTCGTTTTCATTGGTTTTGTGGTTTGGGTACTTGAACATCGTGTAAACAAAGAGTTTCGAGGACCCAAACACAAGCAAGTCgggatgatattctggttttcCTTCTCAACTCTCGTTTTTGCTCATA GAGAGAGGGTAACAAGTAACTTTACAAGATTTGTGCTGATTGTGTGGGTTTTCGTGGTTCTGGTGCTGACATCAAGTTATACAGCCAGCTTAACATCTATGTTAACAGTGCAACAGCTTCAACCTACTATAACAGACCTTAATGATCTCATCAAGAATGGAGAATATGTTGGGTACCAAGAAGGTTCCTTTGTCAAAGACGTATTGAAGCGCATGAATTTTGACAGCTCCAAGTTTAGAAGTTATCGTTCATTGGAAGAGTATAATGATGCCCTCTCAAGAGGGAGTTTAAATGGAGGTGTTGGTGCAATTGTTGATGAACTACCTTATCTCAGACTCTTCCTCAACAAGTACTGCAGGAAGTATATTATGGTCGGTCCGACATACAAGGCTGCTGGCTTTGGATTC GCATTTCCAAAAGGATCTCCTTTGGTACCTGACGTCTCAAGAGCAGTCTTGCAGGTGATGGAAGGAGAGTTGATGAATAACATAATACAGAAATGGTTTGGAAATGAAACAGATTGTCCACAGAAAGATATAATGGCTATGGAATCTAGCCTCACGCTAGATAGTTTTAAGGGTCTTTTCCTCATAGCTGGTGTATCAGCAGGCTCCGCTCTTCTCCTATTCTTCCTCATCTTCGTTTATCAGAATAGAGAAATCTTAGCCACTGATGATTCAGTATGGCAAAAGCTTTCTGCAATAGCAAATGTTTTTGATGAAGAGAAAGACAACTCTAATTCTATGTCAGAAGAGCCATCTGAAGGCAATGAAATCCAAACTGCTACGCTATTTGCAGAAAGTGAACCTTCTACTGAAATATTGCCCGAACTTCCTTTGCAAAGCCCAGAAATCAGAATTTCTGACGGCCTAGGAGCATCCCCTGCTGCTGAAGTGTTCTCTACAACAGAACCTGGAACTCCAGTTCATGAAACCATTACAGGGTCAATTGAAGCAAGATGA
- the LOC129898703 gene encoding glutamate receptor 2.8-like isoform X3, translating into MSYSLCFTSQTYSRTIYLLKDVQVQAIFGPQMSTQTGFVIDIGNRIKVPIISPATSPSLSVKENPFFIRGALPSSCQTKAIAAIVRNYDWRQVVIIYEDNSYGTGIVPYLTDALLEINTLVSYRSVISPSANDDQILRELYKLNTMQTRVFVVHLQPYLASRLFLKAKEAGMMSSGYAWIITDVLTSLLDSVDHSVIESSMQGVLGIKPYIPRSNELNNYTKRWKKRFRQEYPDTDPVELNVYGLWAYDSITALTKAIAKVGTTIIPKFKKADTKENLTDLDALGTSELGSLLLDSMQNTTLKTGLSGEFRIIDGELQPSPYEIVNIIGKGERSVGFWTENDGISHKLKMNGKTAKSMNEQLAAIIWPGESTVVPRGWEVPTSGKKLRVGVPVKGGLKQFIKVEIDAKTQAVTATGFIPDVFKEVIQSLPYAIPCEFIPFSIEHSPTSQDYHDLVYKISSKEYDAVVGDVTILASRSKYVDFTLPFSESGISAVVPVRDDRKNAWIFLKPLKNELWITTGAFFVFIGFVVWVLEHRVNKEFRGPKHKQVGMIFWFSFSTLVFAHRERVTSNFTRFVLIVWVFVVLVLTSSYTASLTSMLTVQQLQPTITDLNDLIKNGEYVGYQEGSFVKDVLKRMNFDSSKFRSYRSLEEYNDALSRGSLNGGVGAIVDELPYLRLFLNKYCRKYIMVGPTYKAAGFGFVRMSHSSDVSKRVYICLVWFGLLNNLLFSPNFWQAFPKGSPLVPDVSRAVLQVMEGELMNNIIQKWFGNETDCPQKDIMAMESSLTLDSFKGLFLIAGVSAGSALLLFFLIFVYQNREILATDDSVWQKLSAIANVFDEEKDNSNSMSEEPSEGNEIQTATLFAESEPSTEILPELPLQSPEIRISDGLGASPAAEVFSTTEPGTPVHETITGSIEAR; encoded by the exons ATGTCTTACTCTCTTTGCTTCACGAGTCAGACATACTCTCGTA CCATTTACTTGCTAAAGGATGTCCAAGTACAAGCTATCTTTGGGCCACAAATGTCTACACAAACTGGTTTTGTGATTGACATAGGGAACAGAATAAAAGTCCCTATCATTTCTCCAGCAACAAGTCCTTCACTCTCAGTCAAGGAAAATCCCTTTTTCATAAGGGGAGCACTTCCTTCTTCCTGCCAGACTAAAGCCATTGCAGCAATTGTTAGAAACTATGATTGGAGGCAGGTTGTGATCATCTACGAGGATAACTCTTATGGAACTGGGATAGTTCCATATCTGACTGATGCTTTACTGGAAATCAACACTTTAGTCTCCTATAGAAGTGTTATTTCTCCTTCAGCCAATGATGACCAAATCCTCAGGGAGCTATACAAGTTGAATACAATGCAGACCAGGGTGTTTGTCGTGCACTTGCAACCATACCTTGCGTCACGTCTTTTTCTCAAGGCCAAAGAAGCCGGGATGATGAGCAGTGGATATGCATGGATCATCACAGATGTTCTAACGAGTCTTCTGGACTCGGTAGATCATTCAGTCATTGAGTCATCAATGCAAGGTGTTCTTGGTATAAAACCTTATATTCCAAGATCAAATGAGCTTAACAACTACACGAAGAGATGGAAAAAGAGATTCCGTCAAGAGTATCCAGACACGGACCCAGTTGAACTCAATGTGTACGGGCTATGGGCATATGATAGCATCACTGCTTTAACAAAAGCAATAGCGAAAGTGGGCACTACTATTATCCCAAAATTCAAGAAAGCAGACACTAAAGAGAATTTAACGGACTTAGATGCACTTGGAACCTCAGAATTGGGATCTCTGCTCCTTGACTCTATGCAAAACACAACGCTAAAAACAGGACTAAGTGGTGAATTCCGTATCATTGATGGAGAATTGCAGCCATCCCCATATGAGATTGTGAATATAATTGGGAAAGGAGAGAGAAGCGTTGGATTCTGGACAGAGAATGATGGCATTTCACATAAATTGAAGATGAATGGTAAAACAGCCAAGAGTATGAATGAGCAACTAGCGGCCATCATTTGGCCCGGTGAATCTACCGTTGTTCCGAGAGGCTGGGAAGTACCCACAAGTGGGAAGAAGTTAAGGGTTGGAGTTCCTGTCAAAGGAGGATTGAAGCAGTTCATTAAAGTGGAAATAGATGCCAAAACACAAGCAGTAACTGCAACTGGTTTCATTCCAGATGTCTTCAAAGAAGTCATCCAATCTTTGCCATACGCCATCCCTTGTGAATTTATTCCATTTTCAATAGAACATAGCCCCACTTCTCAAGACTATCATGATCTTGTTTACAAGATCTCTTCGAAG GAATATGATGCAGTTGTAGGTGATGTGACCATTTTAGCGAGCCGATCCAAGTATGTGGATTTCACATTACCTTTTTCAGAGTCGGGTATTTCTGCTGTTGTGCCGGTAAGGGATGATAGGAAGAATGCTTGGATTTTCTTGAAACCTCTAAAGAACGAGCTTTGGATAACAACCGGAGCATTCTTCGTTTTCATTGGTTTTGTGGTTTGGGTACTTGAACATCGTGTAAACAAAGAGTTTCGAGGACCCAAACACAAGCAAGTCgggatgatattctggttttcCTTCTCAACTCTCGTTTTTGCTCATA GAGAGAGGGTAACAAGTAACTTTACAAGATTTGTGCTGATTGTGTGGGTTTTCGTGGTTCTGGTGCTGACATCAAGTTATACAGCCAGCTTAACATCTATGTTAACAGTGCAACAGCTTCAACCTACTATAACAGACCTTAATGATCTCATCAAGAATGGAGAATATGTTGGGTACCAAGAAGGTTCCTTTGTCAAAGACGTATTGAAGCGCATGAATTTTGACAGCTCCAAGTTTAGAAGTTATCGTTCATTGGAAGAGTATAATGATGCCCTCTCAAGAGGGAGTTTAAATGGAGGTGTTGGTGCAATTGTTGATGAACTACCTTATCTCAGACTCTTCCTCAACAAGTACTGCAGGAAGTATATTATGGTCGGTCCGACATACAAGGCTGCTGGCTTTGGATTCGTAAGAATGTCGCACTCCAGTGATGTTTCAAAACGCGTTTACATTTGTTTAGTATGGTTTGGTTTACTCAATAACCTTTTATTTTCCCCCAACTTCTGGCAGGCATTTCCAAAAGGATCTCCTTTGGTACCTGACGTCTCAAGAGCAGTCTTGCAGGTGATGGAAGGAGAGTTGATGAATAACATAATACAGAAATGGTTTGGAAATGAAACAGATTGTCCACAGAAAGATATAATGGCTATGGAATCTAGCCTCACGCTAGATAGTTTTAAGGGTCTTTTCCTCATAGCTGGTGTATCAGCAGGCTCCGCTCTTCTCCTATTCTTCCTCATCTTCGTTTATCAGAATAGAGAAATCTTAGCCACTGATGATTCAGTATGGCAAAAGCTTTCTGCAATAGCAAATGTTTTTGATGAAGAGAAAGACAACTCTAATTCTATGTCAGAAGAGCCATCTGAAGGCAATGAAATCCAAACTGCTACGCTATTTGCAGAAAGTGAACCTTCTACTGAAATATTGCCCGAACTTCCTTTGCAAAGCCCAGAAATCAGAATTTCTGACGGCCTAGGAGCATCCCCTGCTGCTGAAGTGTTCTCTACAACAGAACCTGGAACTCCAGTTCATGAAACCATTACAGGGTCAATTGAAGCAAGATGA
- the LOC129898703 gene encoding glutamate receptor 2.8-like isoform X1 — MQNPRCSFLILFIQLVSIISFCHYTRQIRGEDNNTSAVKVDVGIILDLATDVGKVMNISILLALADYHANASRGAIKIDPHFRDSKKDDVEAASAAIYLLKDVQVQAIFGPQMSTQTGFVIDIGNRIKVPIISPATSPSLSVKENPFFIRGALPSSCQTKAIAAIVRNYDWRQVVIIYEDNSYGTGIVPYLTDALLEINTLVSYRSVISPSANDDQILRELYKLNTMQTRVFVVHLQPYLASRLFLKAKEAGMMSSGYAWIITDVLTSLLDSVDHSVIESSMQGVLGIKPYIPRSNELNNYTKRWKKRFRQEYPDTDPVELNVYGLWAYDSITALTKAIAKVGTTIIPKFKKADTKENLTDLDALGTSELGSLLLDSMQNTTLKTGLSGEFRIIDGELQPSPYEIVNIIGKGERSVGFWTENDGISHKLKMNGKTAKSMNEQLAAIIWPGESTVVPRGWEVPTSGKKLRVGVPVKGGLKQFIKVEIDAKTQAVTATGFIPDVFKEVIQSLPYAIPCEFIPFSIEHSPTSQDYHDLVYKISSKEYDAVVGDVTILASRSKYVDFTLPFSESGISAVVPVRDDRKNAWIFLKPLKNELWITTGAFFVFIGFVVWVLEHRVNKEFRGPKHKQVGMIFWFSFSTLVFAHRERVTSNFTRFVLIVWVFVVLVLTSSYTASLTSMLTVQQLQPTITDLNDLIKNGEYVGYQEGSFVKDVLKRMNFDSSKFRSYRSLEEYNDALSRGSLNGGVGAIVDELPYLRLFLNKYCRKYIMVGPTYKAAGFGFVRMSHSSDVSKRVYICLVWFGLLNNLLFSPNFWQAFPKGSPLVPDVSRAVLQVMEGELMNNIIQKWFGNETDCPQKDIMAMESSLTLDSFKGLFLIAGVSAGSALLLFFLIFVYQNREILATDDSVWQKLSAIANVFDEEKDNSNSMSEEPSEGNEIQTATLFAESEPSTEILPELPLQSPEIRISDGLGASPAAEVFSTTEPGTPVHETITGSIEAR; from the exons ATGCAAAATCCAAGATGCAGTTTCCTAATTCTTTTCATTCAACTTGTCTCTATCATTAGCTTTTGTCACTACACAAGGCAAATAAGAGGTGAAGATAATAACACTAGTGCTGTAAAGGTGGATGTGGGCATAATTCTTGATCTGGCAACAGATGTTGGAAAAGTAATGAATATATCTATCTTACTAGCCCTTGCAGATTACCATGCCAATGCTAGTCGCGGTGCCATTAAGATAGATCCTCATTTCAGGGATTCCAAGAAAGATGATGTTGAAGCAGCATCCGCTG CCATTTACTTGCTAAAGGATGTCCAAGTACAAGCTATCTTTGGGCCACAAATGTCTACACAAACTGGTTTTGTGATTGACATAGGGAACAGAATAAAAGTCCCTATCATTTCTCCAGCAACAAGTCCTTCACTCTCAGTCAAGGAAAATCCCTTTTTCATAAGGGGAGCACTTCCTTCTTCCTGCCAGACTAAAGCCATTGCAGCAATTGTTAGAAACTATGATTGGAGGCAGGTTGTGATCATCTACGAGGATAACTCTTATGGAACTGGGATAGTTCCATATCTGACTGATGCTTTACTGGAAATCAACACTTTAGTCTCCTATAGAAGTGTTATTTCTCCTTCAGCCAATGATGACCAAATCCTCAGGGAGCTATACAAGTTGAATACAATGCAGACCAGGGTGTTTGTCGTGCACTTGCAACCATACCTTGCGTCACGTCTTTTTCTCAAGGCCAAAGAAGCCGGGATGATGAGCAGTGGATATGCATGGATCATCACAGATGTTCTAACGAGTCTTCTGGACTCGGTAGATCATTCAGTCATTGAGTCATCAATGCAAGGTGTTCTTGGTATAAAACCTTATATTCCAAGATCAAATGAGCTTAACAACTACACGAAGAGATGGAAAAAGAGATTCCGTCAAGAGTATCCAGACACGGACCCAGTTGAACTCAATGTGTACGGGCTATGGGCATATGATAGCATCACTGCTTTAACAAAAGCAATAGCGAAAGTGGGCACTACTATTATCCCAAAATTCAAGAAAGCAGACACTAAAGAGAATTTAACGGACTTAGATGCACTTGGAACCTCAGAATTGGGATCTCTGCTCCTTGACTCTATGCAAAACACAACGCTAAAAACAGGACTAAGTGGTGAATTCCGTATCATTGATGGAGAATTGCAGCCATCCCCATATGAGATTGTGAATATAATTGGGAAAGGAGAGAGAAGCGTTGGATTCTGGACAGAGAATGATGGCATTTCACATAAATTGAAGATGAATGGTAAAACAGCCAAGAGTATGAATGAGCAACTAGCGGCCATCATTTGGCCCGGTGAATCTACCGTTGTTCCGAGAGGCTGGGAAGTACCCACAAGTGGGAAGAAGTTAAGGGTTGGAGTTCCTGTCAAAGGAGGATTGAAGCAGTTCATTAAAGTGGAAATAGATGCCAAAACACAAGCAGTAACTGCAACTGGTTTCATTCCAGATGTCTTCAAAGAAGTCATCCAATCTTTGCCATACGCCATCCCTTGTGAATTTATTCCATTTTCAATAGAACATAGCCCCACTTCTCAAGACTATCATGATCTTGTTTACAAGATCTCTTCGAAG GAATATGATGCAGTTGTAGGTGATGTGACCATTTTAGCGAGCCGATCCAAGTATGTGGATTTCACATTACCTTTTTCAGAGTCGGGTATTTCTGCTGTTGTGCCGGTAAGGGATGATAGGAAGAATGCTTGGATTTTCTTGAAACCTCTAAAGAACGAGCTTTGGATAACAACCGGAGCATTCTTCGTTTTCATTGGTTTTGTGGTTTGGGTACTTGAACATCGTGTAAACAAAGAGTTTCGAGGACCCAAACACAAGCAAGTCgggatgatattctggttttcCTTCTCAACTCTCGTTTTTGCTCATA GAGAGAGGGTAACAAGTAACTTTACAAGATTTGTGCTGATTGTGTGGGTTTTCGTGGTTCTGGTGCTGACATCAAGTTATACAGCCAGCTTAACATCTATGTTAACAGTGCAACAGCTTCAACCTACTATAACAGACCTTAATGATCTCATCAAGAATGGAGAATATGTTGGGTACCAAGAAGGTTCCTTTGTCAAAGACGTATTGAAGCGCATGAATTTTGACAGCTCCAAGTTTAGAAGTTATCGTTCATTGGAAGAGTATAATGATGCCCTCTCAAGAGGGAGTTTAAATGGAGGTGTTGGTGCAATTGTTGATGAACTACCTTATCTCAGACTCTTCCTCAACAAGTACTGCAGGAAGTATATTATGGTCGGTCCGACATACAAGGCTGCTGGCTTTGGATTCGTAAGAATGTCGCACTCCAGTGATGTTTCAAAACGCGTTTACATTTGTTTAGTATGGTTTGGTTTACTCAATAACCTTTTATTTTCCCCCAACTTCTGGCAGGCATTTCCAAAAGGATCTCCTTTGGTACCTGACGTCTCAAGAGCAGTCTTGCAGGTGATGGAAGGAGAGTTGATGAATAACATAATACAGAAATGGTTTGGAAATGAAACAGATTGTCCACAGAAAGATATAATGGCTATGGAATCTAGCCTCACGCTAGATAGTTTTAAGGGTCTTTTCCTCATAGCTGGTGTATCAGCAGGCTCCGCTCTTCTCCTATTCTTCCTCATCTTCGTTTATCAGAATAGAGAAATCTTAGCCACTGATGATTCAGTATGGCAAAAGCTTTCTGCAATAGCAAATGTTTTTGATGAAGAGAAAGACAACTCTAATTCTATGTCAGAAGAGCCATCTGAAGGCAATGAAATCCAAACTGCTACGCTATTTGCAGAAAGTGAACCTTCTACTGAAATATTGCCCGAACTTCCTTTGCAAAGCCCAGAAATCAGAATTTCTGACGGCCTAGGAGCATCCCCTGCTGCTGAAGTGTTCTCTACAACAGAACCTGGAACTCCAGTTCATGAAACCATTACAGGGTCAATTGAAGCAAGATGA